In the Populus trichocarpa isolate Nisqually-1 chromosome 1, P.trichocarpa_v4.1, whole genome shotgun sequence genome, one interval contains:
- the LOC18094278 gene encoding probable WRKY transcription factor 3 yields MSEVSPTRETSMETEEDKEEQQQHTDRGRRRLVLPEDGFEWKKYGQKFIKNIGKFRGYFRCQKRNCMAKKRAEWSNPENLRIVYEGSHSHASSTQDSSSASSQGTPSSSAANQYNLYTQFFGNQPASSTHDQDHT; encoded by the exons ATGAGTGAAGTTTCTCCGACCAGAGAAACCTCCAT GGAAACTGAGGAGGACAAagaagagcagcagcagcatacAGATCGAGGAAGGCGGAGATTGGTGCTGCCGGAAGATGGGTTTGAATGGAAGAAATATGGCCAAAAGTTCATcaaaaatattggaaaattCAG ggGCTATTTTAGATGCCAGAAGCGAAATTGTATGGCGAAGAAGAGAGCAGAATGGTCCAACCCAGAAAACCTTCGAATAGTATACGAGGGATCACACAGCCATGCCTCGTCTACACAAGATTCTTCTTCTGCTTCCTCACAAGGGACTCCTTCTTCCTCAGCTGCAAACCAGTACAACTTGTACACTCAATTCTTTGGAAATCAACCGGCTTCAAGCACGCACGATCAAGATCATACTTGA
- the LOC18094279 gene encoding pumilio homolog 12 isoform X2: MEDQRTELEFDEFEKLLGEIPNATSGNQHSADAGPKSAPLNGSWAPVSVNSFKGPFIEKLESNGSLDDRQILANKTQQSPTTNAQSEEANLPDDQSLTLAFAELSFNSGSPLANYKSLPNPSVYTNTMNSSLSNTDSSTMAAPPYQSPNNLPSGFDKFNAVKVCHEQSNFIKFDAREQKKVPTDFCQPHQIKKFSTALPPTHGMQGFQLLSNMAVPGMDFPLMSDHQQYLTDVQSSLPYIHSQQLNRSHINWRNIEEEQCYRMHQQCLYLQQLRNQRLEAQNPTSANGNVETKLMSRNVRQPYLEVPFSHQLQQSNQETFWSNYAVTRGLNQSQNGIRVLDKVGKQSFPEKILTRSQGLNTLKALKFGSVGGNESLAHLNHNGKLLSNAHLFHSLSTPTAGCFQLDPLSSWNLSPDFTVLKSTNLRAQPPKYNSVDEVTGRIYLMAKDQHGCRFLQRTFSEGTPQDVEKIFLEIIDHIVELMTDPFGNYLVQKLLEVCNEDQRMQILRTITRKAGELVRISCDMHGTRAVQKVIETLKTPEQFSMVVSALKPCIVTLIKNMNGNHVAQRCLQYLMPEYSEEHWHGLRKIVAFQHLFNSSIQMQKMMPILAINLT, from the exons ATGGAAGATCAAAGAACTGAACTAGAGTTTGATGAATTTGAGAAGCTTCTTGGAGAGATACCGAATGCTACTTCTGGAAATCAGCATTCTGCTGATGCTGGACCTAAAAGTGCACCTCTAAATGGTAGCTGGGCACCCGTTTCTGTGAATTCCTTCAAGGGGCCTTTTATTGAGAAACTTGAAAGCAATGGGAGTTTGGATGACAGACAAATTTTAGCAAATAAAACTCAACAATCTCCTACCACGAATGCTCAGTCAGAGGAAGCAAATTTGCCAGATGACCAATCCCTAACgttagcatttgcagaattgagttttaataGTGGGAGTCCTTTGGCAAATTATAAATCCTTACCCAACCCTTCTGTATACACAAACACCATGAATAGTTCACTCTCCAATACAGATTCATCAACGATGGCTGCCCCTCCGTACCAATCACCAAATAATTTACCTTCTGGTTTTGACAAGTTTAATGCTGTGAAAGTTTGCCATGAACAgtcaaatttcataaaatttgaTGCCCGAGAACAGAAGAAGGTGCCAACTGATTTTTGTCAGcctcatcaaatcaaaaaaTTCTCCACAGCCTTGCCACCAACTCATGGCATGCAAGGTTTTCAATTGCTTTCCAATATGGCTGTCCCAGGCATGGATTTTCCTTTAATGTCTGATCATCAACAATACTTAACTGATGTTCAGTCATCACTTCCTTACATACATTCACAACAGCTAAACCGGTCTCACATCAACTGGAGGAATATTGAAGAAGAACAATGCTACAGGATGCATCAGCAATGCTTATATCTGCAGCAACTCCGGAATCAAAGGTTGGAAGCTCAGAATCCTACTTCAGCAAATGGAAATGTTGAAACCAAGCTGATGAGTCGGAATGTGAGGCAACCTTATTTGGAGGTTCCATTCTCCCACCAACTTCAACAATCTAATCAAGAAACATTTTGGAGTAACTATGCTGTCACAAGGGGTTTGAACCAATCACAGAATGGTATACGCGTTTTAGACAAAGTAGGAAAACAGAGTTTTCCTGAAAAGATTCTGACAAGGTCACAAGGACTGAACACACTGAAAGCTTTGAAGTTTGGCTCCGTTGGAGGCAATGAATCACTTGCCCATCTCAACCATAATGGGAAACTTCTATCAAATGCTCACCTTTTCCATAGCTTATCTACTCCTACTGCTGGGTGCTTTCAGTTAGATCCTTTGAGCTCATGGAATTTGTCCCCTGATTTTACAGTCCTAAAGAGTACTAATCTCAGGGCTCAGCCTCCGAAGTATAACTCAGTAGATGAAGTGACTGGTAGAATATATCTTATGGCAAAGGATCAGCATGGCTGTCGCTTCTTGCAAAGAACATTTTCTGAGGGGACCCCACAAGATGTCGAAAAgatttttcttgagattattGATCACATCGTTGAGCTAATGACAGACCCTTTTGGGAATTACCTTGTTCAGAAGTTGCTTGAAGTATGCAATGAGGATCAGAGAATGCAAATACTACGTACTATCACTAGGAAAGCTGGGGAGCTTGTTCGGATTTCATGTGATATGCATGG GACTCGAGCTGTTCAAAAGGTAATCGAAACCCTTAAGACTCCAGAGCAGTTTTCCATGGTTGTCTCTGCATTGAAGCCTTGTATAGTGACTctgataaaaaatatgaatggtAACCATGTAGCCCAGCGCTGCTTGCAGTATTTGATGCCTGAATACAGTGAG GAGCATTGGCACGGCTTGAGAAAAATTGTTGCCTTCCAACATTTGTTTAACTCTTCCATACAGATGCAGAAAATGATGCCTATTTTAGCTATAAATCTGACATGA
- the LOC7483228 gene encoding chaperonin 60 subunit beta 2, chloroplastic, producing MASTFTAMSSAGTLAAPNARALDKKFAFSSNKLSSFASISASRFGRPQNVVLPRSRSLKVNAAKELHFNKDGSAIRKLQTGVNKLADLVGVTLGPKGRNVVLESKYGSPKIVNDGVTVAKEVELEDPVENIGAKLVRQAAAKTNDLAGDGTTTSVVLAQGLIAEGVKVVAAGANPVLITRGIEKTTRALVNELKLMSKEVEDSELADVAAVSAGNNYEVGNMIAEAMSKVGRKGVVTLEEGKSADNSLYVVEGMQFDRGYISPYFVTDSEKMAVEYDNCKLLLVDKKITNARDLIAILEDAIKGGYPVVIVAEDIEQEALATLVVNKLRGALKIAALKAPGFGERKSQYLDDIAILTGGTVVREEVGLALDKVGSEVLGHASKVVLTKDTTTIVADGSTQEAVNKRVAQIKNLIEAAEQDYEKEKLNERIAKLSGGVAVIQVGAQTETELKEKKLRVEDALNATKAAVEEGIVVGGGCTLLRLASKVDAIKDSLENDEEKVGADIVKRALSYPLKLIAKNAGVNGSVVSEKVLASDNPKFGYNAATGNYEDLMAAGIIDPTKVVRCCLEHASSVAKTFLMSDCVVVEIKEPESVPAGNPMDNSGYGY from the exons atggcaTCAACGTTTACTGCCATGTCCTCAGCTGGAACCTTGGCTGCTCCTAATGCCCGTGCCCTGGATAAGAAGTTTGCATTTTCTTCAAACAAGTTGTCATCTTTTGCTTCCATTTCTGCAAGTCGATTTGGTAGACCACAGAATGTAGTTCTACCAAGATCGCGTTCTCTCAAGGTTAATGCGGCCAAGGAGCTTCATTTCAACAAGGACGGGTCAGCAATTAGGAAATTGCAA ACTGGTGTGAACAAGCTTGCAGATCTAGTTGGGGTTACCCTTGGACCTAAAGGCCGGAATGTTGTTCTTGAGAGCAAGTACGGTTCACCTAAAATTGTCAATGATGGTGTGACTGTTGCTAAAGAG GTTGAATTGGAGGATCCAGTTGAGAACATTGGTGCTAAGCTAGTGAGACAAGCTGCTGCCAAGACAAATGACTTGGCTGGTGATGGGACCACAACATCTGTTGTTCTTGCACAGGGCCTAATTGCAGAAGGTGTCAAG GTTGTGGCGGCTGGTGCAAACCCTGTTTTAATCACTAGAGGCATTGAAAAGACCACAAGAGCTCTTGTAAATGAACTTAAATTGATGTCAAAAGAG GTTGAAGACAGTGAACTTGCAGATGTGGCCGCTGTTAGTGCAGGGAACAACTATGAAGTTGGGAATATGATTGCGGAAGCTATGAGCAAAGTTGGTAGGAAGGGAGTGGTGACTCTTGAAGAGGGAAAAAGCGCTGATAATAGTCTCTATGTCGTTGAGGGAATGCAGTTTGACCGTGGTTATATCTCACCTTACTTCGTCACTGATAGTGAAAAAATGGCTGTTGAATATGATAACTGCAAG TTGCTTCTTGTTgacaagaaaataacaaatgcTAGAGATCTCATTGCCATTTTGGAAGATGCAATTAAAGGTGGATATCCAGTTGTAATAGTTGCTGAAGACATTGAGCAAGAAGCTTTAGCTACTCTTGTTGTCAATAAGCTTAGGGGTGCTTTGAAGATTGCTGCCCTCAAAGCTCCTGGTTTTGGGGAGCGGAAGAGCCAGTACCTTGATGACATAGCTATTCTGACTGGAG GAACTGTTGTTAGAGAAGAGGTGGGGCTTGCCTTGGACAAAGTAGGCAGTGAGGTCCTGGGACATGCTTCTAAAGTGGTTCTTACCAAGGATACAACCACCATTGTTGCTGATGGAAGCACCCAAGAAGCAGTAAATAAGAGAGTTGCACAGATTAAAAATCTTATTGAG GCTGCTGAACAAGACTATGAAAAGGAGAAGCTCAATGAAAGAATTGCAAAACTGTCAGGTGGTGTTGCAGTGATACAG GTTGGAGCACAAACCGAAACAGAgcttaaagaaaagaaactgaGAGTTGAAGATGCTCTAAATGCAACCAAG GCTGCCGTTGAGGAAGGTATTGTGGTTGGTGGTGGATGCACCCTGCTGAGACTGGCATCAAAGGTGGATGCCATCAAGGACAGCCTTGAGAATGATGAAGAAAAG GTCGGAGCAGACATTGTAAAGAGAGCTCTGAGCTACCCCTTGAAATTAATAGCCAAGAATGCTGGTGTTAATGGGAGTGTGGTCAGCGAGAAG GTGCTCGCAAGTGACAATCCTAAGTTTGGATACAATGCTGCAACTGGAAATTATGAAGATCTGATGGCTGCTGGAATCATCGATCCAACGAAG GTGGTCAGATGTTGCCTGGAGCATGCATCATCCGTAGCAAAGACTTTCTTGATGTCAGATTGTGTAGTTGTTGAGATTAAGGAGCCCGAATCAGTGCCTGCTGGCAACCCCATGGACAACTCAG GATATGGGTATTAA
- the LOC18094279 gene encoding pumilio homolog 12 isoform X1, translating to MEDQRTELEFDEFEKLLGEIPNATSGNQHSADAGPKSAPLNGSWAPVSVNSFKGPFIEKLESNGSLDDRQILANKTQQSPTTNAQSEEANLPDDQSLTLAFAELSFNSGSPLANYKSLPNPSVYTNTMNSSLSNTDSSTMAAPPYQSPNNLPSGFDKFNAVKVCHEQSNFIKFDAREQKKVPTDFCQPHQIKKFSTALPPTHGMQGFQLLSNMAVPGMDFPLMSDHQQYLTDVQSSLPYIHSQQLNRSHINWRNIEEEQCYRMHQQCLYLQQLRNQRLEAQNPTSANGNVETKLMSRNVRQPYLEVPFSHQLQQSNQETFWSNYAVTRGLNQSQNGIRVLDKVGKQSFPEKILTRSQGLNTLKALKFGSVGGNESLAHLNHNGKLLSNAHLFHSLSTPTAGCFQLDPLSSWNLSPDFTVLKSTNLRAQPPKYNSVDEVTGRIYLMAKDQHGCRFLQRTFSEGTPQDVEKIFLEIIDHIVELMTDPFGNYLVQKLLEVCNEDQRMQILRTITRKAGELVRISCDMHGTRAVQKVIETLKTPEQFSMVVSALKPCIVTLIKNMNGNHVAQRCLQYLMPEYSEFLFEATTANCVELATDRHGCCVLQKCLSQSKGEQRRCLVSEITSNALILSQDPFGNYVVQFVFELRLPWAATDILDQLEGNYGDLSVQKYSSNVVEKCLKYAGEVRRTRIIRELINNSRLDQVMQDPFGNYVIQAALQQSKGALHAALVEAIRPHVPTLQTSPYGKKVLSSNILKK from the exons ATGGAAGATCAAAGAACTGAACTAGAGTTTGATGAATTTGAGAAGCTTCTTGGAGAGATACCGAATGCTACTTCTGGAAATCAGCATTCTGCTGATGCTGGACCTAAAAGTGCACCTCTAAATGGTAGCTGGGCACCCGTTTCTGTGAATTCCTTCAAGGGGCCTTTTATTGAGAAACTTGAAAGCAATGGGAGTTTGGATGACAGACAAATTTTAGCAAATAAAACTCAACAATCTCCTACCACGAATGCTCAGTCAGAGGAAGCAAATTTGCCAGATGACCAATCCCTAACgttagcatttgcagaattgagttttaataGTGGGAGTCCTTTGGCAAATTATAAATCCTTACCCAACCCTTCTGTATACACAAACACCATGAATAGTTCACTCTCCAATACAGATTCATCAACGATGGCTGCCCCTCCGTACCAATCACCAAATAATTTACCTTCTGGTTTTGACAAGTTTAATGCTGTGAAAGTTTGCCATGAACAgtcaaatttcataaaatttgaTGCCCGAGAACAGAAGAAGGTGCCAACTGATTTTTGTCAGcctcatcaaatcaaaaaaTTCTCCACAGCCTTGCCACCAACTCATGGCATGCAAGGTTTTCAATTGCTTTCCAATATGGCTGTCCCAGGCATGGATTTTCCTTTAATGTCTGATCATCAACAATACTTAACTGATGTTCAGTCATCACTTCCTTACATACATTCACAACAGCTAAACCGGTCTCACATCAACTGGAGGAATATTGAAGAAGAACAATGCTACAGGATGCATCAGCAATGCTTATATCTGCAGCAACTCCGGAATCAAAGGTTGGAAGCTCAGAATCCTACTTCAGCAAATGGAAATGTTGAAACCAAGCTGATGAGTCGGAATGTGAGGCAACCTTATTTGGAGGTTCCATTCTCCCACCAACTTCAACAATCTAATCAAGAAACATTTTGGAGTAACTATGCTGTCACAAGGGGTTTGAACCAATCACAGAATGGTATACGCGTTTTAGACAAAGTAGGAAAACAGAGTTTTCCTGAAAAGATTCTGACAAGGTCACAAGGACTGAACACACTGAAAGCTTTGAAGTTTGGCTCCGTTGGAGGCAATGAATCACTTGCCCATCTCAACCATAATGGGAAACTTCTATCAAATGCTCACCTTTTCCATAGCTTATCTACTCCTACTGCTGGGTGCTTTCAGTTAGATCCTTTGAGCTCATGGAATTTGTCCCCTGATTTTACAGTCCTAAAGAGTACTAATCTCAGGGCTCAGCCTCCGAAGTATAACTCAGTAGATGAAGTGACTGGTAGAATATATCTTATGGCAAAGGATCAGCATGGCTGTCGCTTCTTGCAAAGAACATTTTCTGAGGGGACCCCACAAGATGTCGAAAAgatttttcttgagattattGATCACATCGTTGAGCTAATGACAGACCCTTTTGGGAATTACCTTGTTCAGAAGTTGCTTGAAGTATGCAATGAGGATCAGAGAATGCAAATACTACGTACTATCACTAGGAAAGCTGGGGAGCTTGTTCGGATTTCATGTGATATGCATGG GACTCGAGCTGTTCAAAAGGTAATCGAAACCCTTAAGACTCCAGAGCAGTTTTCCATGGTTGTCTCTGCATTGAAGCCTTGTATAGTGACTctgataaaaaatatgaatggtAACCATGTAGCCCAGCGCTGCTTGCAGTATTTGATGCCTGAATACAGTGAG TTCCTTTTTGAAGCTACAACTGCTAATTGTGTTGAACTTGCAACTGACCGTCATGGCTGTTGTGTACTTCAAAAATGCCTAAGCCAATCTAAGGGAGAGCAAAGACGATGTTTAGTCTCTGAGATCACATCAAATGCTCTAATCCTTTCGCAAGATCCATTCGG TAACTATGTTGTGCAATTTGTCTTTGAGCTTCGTCTTCCATGGGCAGCAACTGATATTCTTGATCAGTTGGAGGGTAATTATGGAGACTTGTCTGTTCAGAAATATAGCAGCAATGTGGTCGAGAAATGCCTAAAATATGCAGGTGAGGTGCGCCGCACTCGTATCATTCGGGAGCTGATAAATAATTCTCGCTTGGATCAAGTCATGCAAGATCCTTTTGGTAATTATGTTATCCAGGCAGCTTTGCAACAATCAAAg GGAGCTCTTCATGCTGCTTTGGTGGAGGCTATACGACCCCATGTTCCTACTCTTCAAACTAGTCCTTATGGGAAGAAAGTCCTATCtagtaatattttgaaaaagtaa